The genomic segment AATCGAGTTGGGTAGACAAGTGGCAACTCAATACAGGTTTGCTTCAGCTAATGCTTTTGCAGACTTACATTGGGTGTTTTGGCTGTTGTGAACACGATGATTGACCTTTGTGTTCTTGTCTATGAAAAGCTTGTTTGTGGCTGTCAATCATTCCACTCACCTCTAGGTGGTACAGGTGTGCGATAAGGAGTCCGCGTCAGTTCATCATCTCTAGGAATCTCACCCCGTAACCATTGGCGAATTGCCACTTCAATGACTTTGCTAGGATCATTGGTAAGATGCTGAATTTGCTCTAATAACTCAGAATCTAGGCGGACAGCAATTTCTACCTTATCGCCTTGTCTTTGCTCCCCTTCGGTAGCTCTCTCTTTCATATTCATAGGTTTATATACTCTGAATTTGTTTTTTCCAAAGCTTTGTAAAGTAGTTCTACTCAAGTTTCGGGTTAGTTTACTGACAAATCTTAAAGGTATAGATACATAGTTCCCCGAACTCCTACCAAAAATAACAGCTTGAGATTTTTAAGTGGCCATTTTCATAGAACTCACTTTTTCAATGCTCTAGAAGTTTTGTCAGTAAATCAGTAGATCCGAGCATTTACGAGGTGTAACTGCCCACGATCCCTACACTATGTACTTATATATCTTTATTGTACGCTGCTGATTGTTCAATACCTGCAAGGAAAAATAGACTTAATTATAGAGACTTTATATAGATTTGCAAAATACTTAAGGGTCAATAGTCATTTGTCATTGGTCATTAGTTATTGTCATTCGCCATGTTACAGACTTATCTACCTTGTCCCCCTTGTCTCCCTCGCCCCCCTGCTCCCCAACTCCCTACTCCCCATTCCCCACTCCCTCTCCTAAATAGCAGCGTCTTGGCAAAGAAAGCATTAAAATACATTAAGTAAATCGCTCTTTATAACCTTGGTTGCTGCTTCAGCAAAGATAGTATATGACTGACGTTCCGGCAGTTCGCATTCGCAATTTCTGTATTATTGCTCACATTGATCACGGGAAATCAACCCTGGCCGATCGCCTGTTGCAAGCTACCGGCACTGTTGATGAACGACAGATGAAGGAGCAGTTTCTCGACAATATGGATTTAGAACGGGAGCGCGGCATTACCATTAAGCTGCAAGCTGCCCGGATGAATTACACTGCTAAAGATGGTCAGCAGTATGTATTAAATTTAATTGACACTCCCGGACACGTAGACTTTTCTTATGAGGTGTCGCGCAGTTTGGCGGCTTGTGAAGGGGCGCTATTGGTTGTAGATGCGTCTCAAGGTGTGGAAGCGCAAACTCTGGCGAATGTCTACTTGGCGTTAGAGCATAACTTGGAAATTATTCCCGTTCTCAACAAAATCGACCTTCCTGGTGCCGAACCAGACCGGGTAATTAGCGAAATTGAAGAAATTATTGGTCTTGATTGCAGTGGGGCAATTCTCGCCTCAGCCAAAGAAGGAATTGGCATTAATGAGATTTTAGAGACGATTGTGGAACGGGTTCCACCCGCACCTGATAGAGTTAATGAACGTTTACGGGCGTTAATTTTTGATAGCTATTACGATCCCTATCGGGGGGTAATTGTCTACTTCCGGGTGATGGATGGGCGCGTGAAAAAAGGCGATCGCGTTTATCTAATGGCATCCGGCAAGGAATACGAAATCGACGAGTTGGGTGTCTTGTCTCCCACCCAAAAGCAAGTTGATGAACTCCACGCCGGGGAAGTAGGTTATTTAGCCGCCGCCATTAAAGCCGTAGCCGATGCGCGGGTAGGCGATACCATTACCTTGTCTAACGCCAAAGCCGTAGACCCCTTACCAGGGTACACCGAAGCCAACCCAATGGTCTTTTGTGGGATGTTCCCCATCGATGCTGACCAATTTGAAGACTTGCGGGAAGCTTTAGAAAAGCTCAGACTCAATGATGCGGCGCTGCACTATGAACCAGAAACTTCGAGCGCGATGGGTTTTGGTTTCCGGTGTGGGTTCTTAGGCTTGCTGCACATGGAAATCGTGCAGGAACGGCTAGAACGCGAGTATGACTTGGATTTAATTATTACTGCGCCTTCGGTGGTTTATAAAGTCACTACTATTAAGGGCGAGGAATTATATATTGATAATCCTAGCCATTTGCCTGCTCCCAACGACCGCGAGAAAATCGAAGAACCCTATGTACAGGTAGAAATGATTACACCGGAAGGTTTTGTCGGCACATTGATGGAGTTGTCACAAAATCGCCGTGGTATTTTCAAAGACATGAAATATCTCACCCAAGGGCGTACCACCTTAACTTATGAAATACCCTTGGCGGAAGTTGTCACCGACTTTTTTGACCAAATGAAATCGCGATCGCGCGGTTATGCCAGTATGGAATACCATATCATTGGCTACCGCGAAAATCCCCTGGTAAAGCTAGATATCATGATTAACGGCGACCCCGTGGATTCTTTAGCAATGATTGTCCACCGCGATAAAGCTTATAACGTCGGGCGGTCAATGGCTGAGAAACTCAAAGAATTAATTCCCCGCCATCAATTTAAAGTGCCAATTCAAGCCGCCATTGGTAGCAAAGTCATCGCCAGTGAACATATCCCTGCCTTACGCAAAGATGTACTCGCCAAGTGTTACGGCGGTGACATCAGCCGGAAAAAGAAACTTTTGCAGAAGCAAGCCAAAGGTAAAAAGCGGATGAAGGCTGTAGGTACAGTAGATGTACCCCAAGAAGCTTTTATGGCTGTTTTACGGTTAGATCAAAATTAAACAGGACTACGCACAAAGGTTGTCTGTTAAGAATGGGTGCAAGGTGTGAGGGCTTGAGGGTGTAAGAAGTTTGAATACCTTCACCCTCCCCCACAACGTTGATTTTTCGTCTCACTGCATAAGTCCTATTAAATCAAGACTGTTATTAACTGCATACAGCAACTACAGGAATGTCTAAGGGAAGATTCTCTTGACATTCCTTTATTTATGTCCTGATGGTTTTTACTTAAGTCTGGAAATTAAGAAGAACTTAGTTTAGGGTATCAAGGTGTATTGGTTGGGTTGTTTAAGTGTTTCAAACCCTTATACCATTTCACTTTAAAAATGATACATATCGGCAAGCAGCGCCTCGACTTCTCCTGATGGAGACGCTGCGCGAACACTTGCTACAAGTCGCTCGGTGACCGGAAGCAGAGGAAGTGATTTGTATCAGTAATTCTGTGAATTGGTATTACACCCCTAAACCCTTACACCTTACATAAAACTCAACAAAGGGGTA from the Aulosira sp. FACHB-615 genome contains:
- the lepA gene encoding translation elongation factor 4; the encoded protein is MTDVPAVRIRNFCIIAHIDHGKSTLADRLLQATGTVDERQMKEQFLDNMDLERERGITIKLQAARMNYTAKDGQQYVLNLIDTPGHVDFSYEVSRSLAACEGALLVVDASQGVEAQTLANVYLALEHNLEIIPVLNKIDLPGAEPDRVISEIEEIIGLDCSGAILASAKEGIGINEILETIVERVPPAPDRVNERLRALIFDSYYDPYRGVIVYFRVMDGRVKKGDRVYLMASGKEYEIDELGVLSPTQKQVDELHAGEVGYLAAAIKAVADARVGDTITLSNAKAVDPLPGYTEANPMVFCGMFPIDADQFEDLREALEKLRLNDAALHYEPETSSAMGFGFRCGFLGLLHMEIVQERLEREYDLDLIITAPSVVYKVTTIKGEELYIDNPSHLPAPNDREKIEEPYVQVEMITPEGFVGTLMELSQNRRGIFKDMKYLTQGRTTLTYEIPLAEVVTDFFDQMKSRSRGYASMEYHIIGYRENPLVKLDIMINGDPVDSLAMIVHRDKAYNVGRSMAEKLKELIPRHQFKVPIQAAIGSKVIASEHIPALRKDVLAKCYGGDISRKKKLLQKQAKGKKRMKAVGTVDVPQEAFMAVLRLDQN